TGGAAgctctttcattttttatttatgttTAGTCCTGTTTATCAGACAGAATagtgatttttttacccCTTCGCTTAGAGAAGTTGTTTAAAAAGGCTTGATCTTAATCAAAACATAGGAATTTTCCTCATTTCCTCTGCTAAcgaaaaaagtaaatataCCTCCAGAGTTTGGAGGAATTTCAACTACTGTAGAATCACTATAGAGAGAAGGAGAATTTATTAACCTAGTttcaacaatgaaaatatctAATTATCCATGTATGTGGCAGAAGAGTCAAGAAGGCTGCTATAATAAGAAAGGCCTTGGTTGAGGACGGAGGAATAATACTAGTCTTCGTAGTGATAATGTGCCTTCACTTAGCTTATCATcgaaataaaaaacattgCAGATACATACGCGGCTGCTAATTGATAGGGTTAAAGGTGTCTCTATGAGTAATCGAATGAATTTCTTACTTCGAACTTCTCAAATATATTAATTACCGCTGCCCTATGCTTTCTTCAAACGCGTTTCTGATAAAAATTCAAGCATTTCGCGtttgaaaggaaaaactaaACAAATAATAGTTCGAGAAAATACGCGTCGAGAAAAAATCGCGTCTTTTCAAACTTGCTGCTACCTGCAAGTATACAATATAAAACTCAGCTGAGCCTATACCCGTGGATGTTTATATTGCTTTTATACCACTAAAAAAGCACCTAATTTGCTAACTTAATATTGCTTGGACTACAAACCTTTTTTACACCGTAAGAAACATAATTGCTAAATAACAGAGACAATCCGTAGAGAGATTCcataaaaaagaaggaacaATCAAACATAGAAGCAACTCAATTGAACAATTgctaaagaagaaaaacacaATGACTACAGAAAATCCCCAACGACTTACAGTTTTGAAACTCGCCACTAATAAAGGTCCATTAGCTCAAATATGGCTTGCCTCGAACATGTCAAATATATCAAGAGGTTCCGTTATTCAGACTCACATTGCTGAATcagcaaaagaaattgcaAAAGCTTCTGGATGCGGTGATGAAACAGAAAGTACTGAGCACATTACCCTAAGAACATCAGGTGAATTACTACAAGGCATCGTCCGCGTGTATTCTAAACAAGCCACTTTCCTACTTACAGATATCAAGGACACACTGACAAAGATTAGTACGCTATTTaaaacaaatcaaaaaatcaatacAACAGTAAGCAGATTGAATACTGTTACGAGAGTCCATCAATTGATGTTAGAAGATGCCGTAACAGAAAGAGAAGTTCTAGTCACCCCGGGGCTGGAATTCCTAGATGATACTACAATACCAGTGGGCTTAATGGCGCAAGAAAACTCAATGGAAAGGAAGGTTCAAGGAGCTGCTCCTTGGGATACATCACTAGAGGTTGGAAGAAGGTTCAATCCAGATGAAGATTTCGAGCATAATGTGTCCGGCATGGACCTTGATTTTGACATCGAAGAAGGCCCCGTAACTTCAAAATCCTGGGAAGAGGGGACAAGGCAAAGTTCACACAATTTTGGGACAcatgaaaatttcatgcaggatgatgattttcCTCTTGATGATGCTGCAACTGTTGATTGGGATCTGGGAATTAcagaaaaagataataagAGCGACAATGGTGACGATAATTCTGTTGAACAAGGGAGAAGAGTTGACGAGTCAATGATATCTGAGGAACCTACAGATTTCGGGTTTAATTTAGAtatagaaaaggaagcaCTTATGGACAATGTAGATATGACAGCCAATGTCACGACAGGATCACAACCAGAACAAACTAGAACCAGAAGAAAATCTCAATTGATAAATGCGAGACATATTAAATTCGACGAGGAAACAGAAAGGCCCGAAAGTCTAACTTCTTCCAACAACTATGAAAGGGAGGGACTAAGTAACTCTCCCATAACTCAACGTGTCAGTTTTGCAACTAAAAGATTGTGGAGTGAAATAACTGAAAGCATGTCATACTTGCCGGATTCAATTATCAAAGACTTTTTATCCTATGATTCcctaaaaagaagaaggctGCAAAATACGCCGGAAGAGTCAATTGATGAACCTGAGCTAAACATATCATTGGATCTCAATAACGATCTGATTAACGACCTGGGCACAAACAATGATAGTTCTAATGAATTGACTAATGATTTTTCGGATTTTGTGCCAATTGATGCTGATTTGAATGAAGCTCCTTTTCCAGAAAACGATGTCACAAGGGCAAAGACAGGAAGGGAAGAAACCACTATTCAAACGGAAAAGATACGCCTTGCTTCTGGTGAGGTGGCATCTAAAGCTATTGTGCAAATGGCAGAGATTTTAAGGAAGGAAACAGCCGGAGAAAAAGAAGTGATATTCACAGATGTCTTGAGAAGCCAAGTAGATGtggatttggaaaaaattaccAAAAAGGAAGCTAGCAAGGGATTTTTCGATATTTTATCACTTGCTACAGAGGGATGTATTGATTTGAGCCAAACAAAAACCTTTGGTGATATCAAAATAGGCGCTAAACCTGCTCTATTTGAAAGGTTCATTACCGCCTAAAGCCTTATGCGGCGGTATGCACTTGaaatatgtatgtataATTTTATACACAAGAACTTTAATATCTGTTATATTCAGTATCAATATTTACTAAAGACAGTAGATACGAGTGCGCACTAGTGTCAGTAAGCCAGAATGATTTTGGTAATTTTAAAAACCTCACTTATCTTAAGCTTCACGTTGTGGAATACTACACATATTCTCATTGTATGATTCCCTACCAATTTTTCGAAGTACCTTCATATACCCTTACgcattcaaaatttcatatcTAAACCTtaacaataaaagaaaggtCCATTGTAAGCGCTATATACAGACCAActtacataatcttatacAACCTGGTGAAAGAGCCCACGTCTAGAAAGTTTTCCAGGCCAAACGATCATTTATCTTTGCGGAACTTTGGCACAATAGCTACCAGAGgagaaattttcatttatgAAAATCCTACTCGTAACTTAATATACAGAACACTGAAGTTGAACAATCTCCAGAATAAAGTACCCAAAAAGTCTTacgtcattttttttgggaaagaaaagaaaaaaagataaaaatttcagcTTCTAATTAAAGGTAGCCGACGCTccttcttcaccttctttAGTGTCATCCACTTTCGTAGGTGACTTTTCTTCGTCgttttttatcttttgttcactttcttccttgTCATCATCTGCATCCGCActagatatttttttattgtatatTTCCATTTCCGTCTGGTATCTTTCTCTGTCCTCACTATAAAGCTTGTAGTATGGTTTTCTGTCCTGTTCGTTAAGATTTTTCCAACCCTCAGCCAAATCTCTCGTTACGTCCAAAGAGCCATTTTGCCTAATCCTCTCTTTGTTCATTTCGCAGTATAACAAATAAGCATTTGTTGGCCTCTTGGGCATATTAGGGTCTCTTTCCTTTACCTTGTGCCTTTtggtttttgattttcgaAACGGCTTTGTCAATAATTCCTGCTTAAATGAAGCCAGGGTTGGCAATGGATCCTCGCAATTCAATTCGGGATCAAGTTCTATCCGAGATTCCAATCTCTCCAATAAAACGCCATACTCCAGTTTCAGCCTTTTCACCGAAAGTCGTGATCTTTGGATTGCAAGTCCAAGCACCACATTCTGgtctttcaattcttcaagtCTGTGCTTTTTTTCGTCAACTGACATTCCTTATTTGTTATTATCACCTATACTGGCCGCTTCTAATACAATGCTAGCTGCTAGAATGATATGATATATATGTGCGTGGCAATCATTTCCTTATATATTAATTGAAATCCTTCCtttctcaaaagaaaatcttttttctaGGGAAAATGGAGAACCGTCGGCTCCTTTTACTTTACTGGTGTtgtcttgttttttcaattttgataATGCGATTTGGGGCGAAAAACTGCTGACTGTACTGTCCCGTACCTTGCCCGCTTTCGTGCACAAGATTTCTATTCAGCTTGAAAATATAGTAGGTAATCATTAAAATAGCCTTGACAACTATAACGGTTACTACGGATAAACAAGCCAGGCCAACCGCCattataaataaaaaaaatcaccTTTCCAAAATCCAAATTAACATATAGTTAGCATGGTAGATAGTAATAATTATCTTCCGGAGCGTCAGGCATTGCTTGATGATGACCAGCAAGCCTCTAATAACAGCAAGCCGTCGATGAGACAGAGGAAGTATGTACCTACTCCACAAGAGACAAGGAAGTCTAGAGTATCATATACAGGAAATGCCATGATAAATCCAATAAGTAAACAAAGTCGTACGGGGGCGGGTGCTCAAAGAACATCACGCACAGCGCAAAAACTAAAACTTTTGCCAGAAGAGCCCTTTCAAAGGGATGACGAAGGACTAACAGATCTAAAGAATCAAGAGGTATATTCTCAAGTGAACAGAATCAAAGATAAGCCCGCAAGAAGAGATGCTGAAAAGCTGGGAAAGGCCCACAGACATTTGCTCCCAAGGTCCACTGCATATTGTACTGCTAGCAGTTATAACATGAAAGAACTGATAAGATGGTTGAAGGACTGTCGAAAAATACACCATACCCATCCAAAATTATTTGACGAATGTTTATACACCCCATTCATTTACAATGATTGGAGAGGTGACAAAAGATTTGAGCATGAGGATGTCATTAGGTTAGACGATGAAGGTGGTGAAATTATTGTTAGTGACAAGCACCCAGAtttgttcatttttgaGTATGGCGTTGTCGTTATGTGGGGATTCACcgaaagagaagagaagGCGTTTTTAAACGATATAgaaaagtttgaaaaagaaaaattagcagaagaagatattCAAGTTGAAGAGTTCAATTATTATGTCACAAAAAGTTACCAGCCGAGGATATATAACGATTTCATTACTTTAAGAGACGGTTCAAACTATATGGTCAAGCTCTCTATTTCTCACGCAATTGCTCAAAGTGTAAAAATCTCactttttgaagaactgGTAGATAATACTATTGAAGATACCCAGGATATACCACAAGAAATTGCGTACAGTGGGAAAGTTTCCATGGGCAAGGAAGATATAATGAAAAGTATAGGGGAACTATTCATTTTGAGAATCAATATTAACCTACATGGCTCAGTTTTAGACTCGCCTGAAATTATGTGGTCAGAACCACAATTAGAACCCATATATCAAGCAACTAGAGGTTACCTAGAGATTAACCAACGTGTTTCGCTGTTAAACCAAAGACTAGAGGTCATATCggatcttcttcaaatgttGAAGGAACAGCTGGGCCATTCGCACGAAGAATatcttgaatttattgTCATATTACTAGTTGGTGTAGAAGTGCTGATATCGGTGATCAATATAGTGGTTGACATGCTGGCTAGTCAGCATTAAGACCTTCAATCATAAACCTTGAGGGGCGCATTCCcgaaattaaaaaattataataaCCATTTCTTTTAGTTTTATAAAATCATTTAGACAGCATActcttctcaaaaaaaaaaacatcacTGCCGCGCAGTAGTTGAAACATCCTTAGCTTGTTCATCCAATACCTCTGTATCATATGCAACATTTCTCTCGTATGTAAAATAGCCTTCAGGATGTAGACTTTCAATTTGGAGCAACTGATACATGCATAATACAAATCCAGCTTTACAAAATATACCAGACTCTATATAACCTACAATGCTGATTAGCGTAAGCAAAGCCCAAAAATAGAAACATTCACACCAACGCGGAAGGACAACCTCGGCATGCAGCCCATAAAGTCTACTAAATTTGTCAAGCAAGATGCcctctttcctctttagtTTAATGgcttattttcttcgagCTTTATATTACCTATAATAGAGAAAAAGTAATTGTCACGCTTTTTCGTGAGGTTAGTTTGATCACATGTAAAATTTAATAAGTAATAATTAATTTAAATTatattttacttttttagaaaatttaatttttctcttttatgTTTATTAAACATGTGGGCTTTGTTTTCCGAAAGCAAAAAACATTTGAAGCGAGCAGAAAAAACATTATACTGTTGATTTCTTGCTCTAAATGCTGTCGCAACCCATTACTGGTATGAAATCTTTGTGACAGTTAAGAGGCCACATTATTAGAACAGCTACTTGTTCAAAAGGGTTAATTTGGGCCATATTCATTCTCATTAAGATTTGAAACTAAACATATTTGCAAAAACTTTGTGTGTGTGCGAGAAGAATTTTCGAAGAGGCCCACGGCAGAGAAGACCCTCGTGATCTCAACATACATTTGATTGATGAAGGTATTTGCTACTACCACAGcacaataaacaaaaatttacaaatTATTTACTCCATTTTTTACTCTGTTTCAATATTTAGAGAGATATCAGTATATACATTCGTTTTGAGTGAATGATTTTAAAGTGTAGATGCAACTCTATGATTCAAAACTATCTATTGTAGATcctatgaaaaaaaaatttgacaaCCCAGAATATTATACCTGAAGCGTGCCAtgatatataatatataaaattaCAGTCCATaaagatttctttcttgagGCCTCAAACTGctaaaaaatgaaactgGGGGAATGCAAGCACCAAGTGCTCTCCTTGCATGGCTGTTCATATATTTCAAACCGAGAATATAACTGGCATTGACCCAACCAAAACCTTCCGTAGCCGCACCTTTAAAGTCAGCACCTTGGTTACCGTATTCTGCGTCAACACGATGGGGATCTGTCCCTCTTGTGacatcatatttttcaaccACAATACCATTGTAATCAACAAATGCCTTTGTCATCATAAAAAGCCACCTATATGCTAGCCTGTTCGTCACAGTCAGATATCCATAAGAGCGAAGACCTTCCCAAGCAAGAATTTGATGAGGTGCCCAACCAAAGGGATAGTCCCACTGTCTAATTGGTCTCGAAATGGAAATTGGACCTCTAGAACGCTCTGTACATGCTGCCAGACC
This is a stretch of genomic DNA from Saccharomyces kudriavzevii IFO 1802 strain IFO1802 genome assembly, chromosome: 4. It encodes these proteins:
- the MCD1 gene encoding kleisin alpha (similar to Saccharomyces cerevisiae MCD1 (YDL003W); ancestral locus Anc_3.212); translation: MTTENPQRLTVLKLATNKGPLAQIWLASNMSNISRGSVIQTHIAESAKEIAKASGCGDETESTEHITLRTSGELLQGIVRVYSKQATFLLTDIKDTLTKISTLFKTNQKINTTVSRLNTVTRVHQLMLEDAVTEREVLVTPGLEFLDDTTIPVGLMAQENSMERKVQGAAPWDTSLEVGRRFNPDEDFEHNVSGMDLDFDIEEGPVTSKSWEEGTRQSSHNFGTHENFMQDDDFPLDDAATVDWDLGITEKDNKSDNGDDNSVEQGRRVDESMISEEPTDFGFNLDIEKEALMDNVDMTANVTTGSQPEQTRTRRKSQLINARHIKFDEETERPESLTSSNNYEREGLSNSPITQRVSFATKRLWSEITESMSYLPDSIIKDFLSYDSLKRRRLQNTPEESIDEPELNISLDLNNDLINDLGTNNDSSNELTNDFSDFVPIDADLNEAPFPENDVTRAKTGREETTIQTEKIRLASGEVASKAIVQMAEILRKETAGEKEVIFTDVLRSQVDVDLEKITKKEASKGFFDILSLATEGCIDLSQTKTFGDIKIGAKPALFERFITA
- the RMD1 gene encoding Rmd1p (similar to Saccharomyces cerevisiae RMD1 (YDL001W); ancestral locus Anc_3.209), which gives rise to MVDSNNYLPERQALLDDDQQASNNSKPSMRQRKYVPTPQETRKSRVSYTGNAMINPISKQSRTGAGAQRTSRTAQKLKLLPEEPFQRDDEGLTDLKNQEVYSQVNRIKDKPARRDAEKLGKAHRHLLPRSTAYCTASSYNMKELIRWLKDCRKIHHTHPKLFDECLYTPFIYNDWRGDKRFEHEDVIRLDDEGGEIIVSDKHPDLFIFEYGVVVMWGFTEREEKAFLNDIEKFEKEKLAEEDIQVEEFNYYVTKSYQPRIYNDFITLRDGSNYMVKLSISHAIAQSVKISLFEELVDNTIEDTQDIPQEIAYSGKVSMGKEDIMKSIGELFILRININLHGSVLDSPEIMWSEPQLEPIYQATRGYLEINQRVSLLNQRLEVISDLLQMLKEQLGHSHEEYLEFIVILLVGVEVLISVINIVVDMLASQH
- the NHP10 gene encoding Nhp10p (similar to Saccharomyces cerevisiae NHP10 (YDL002C); ancestral locus Anc_3.210), coding for MSVDEKKHRLEELKDQNVVLGLAIQRSRLSVKRLKLEYGVLLERLESRIELDPELNCEDPLPTLASFKQELLTKPFRKSKTKRHKVKERDPNMPKRPTNAYLLYCEMNKERIRQNGSLDVTRDLAEGWKNLNEQDRKPYYKLYSEDRERYQTEMEIYNKKISSADADDDKEESEQKIKNDEEKSPTKVDDTKEGEEGASATFN